The following coding sequences lie in one Flavobacterium sediminis genomic window:
- the dnaJ gene encoding molecular chaperone DnaJ, producing the protein MKKDYYEILEISKTSTVEEIKKAYRKKAIQYHPDKNPGDKEAEENFKLAAEAYEILSDPDKKARYDQYGHAAFDGAGDFGGGHMNMDDIFSQFGDIFGSAFGGGFSGFGGGFSGGGQRRVKGSNLRIKVKLTLEEIVNGVEKKVKVKRKVQAKGVTYKTCPTCHGSGQITKIANTILGRMQTATTCTTCQGSGQILDQKPSGADAYGMVMEDDTVSIKIPAGVVDGMQLKVSGKGNEAPGSNSIPGDLIVAIEEQEHEFLKREGENLHYDLYISYPEAALGASKEIETVGGRVRIKLEDGIQSGKILRLKGKGVPSLNGYGNGDLLVHVNVWTPKSLNKEQKEFFEKMLSDENFKPKPEKSDKSFFEKVKDMFS; encoded by the coding sequence ATGAAAAAGGACTATTACGAAATATTAGAGATCAGCAAAACTTCTACAGTAGAAGAAATTAAAAAAGCCTACAGAAAAAAAGCCATTCAGTATCATCCGGATAAAAACCCGGGTGACAAAGAGGCGGAAGAAAATTTTAAATTGGCAGCAGAAGCTTATGAGATATTGAGTGATCCTGACAAAAAAGCACGTTACGACCAGTATGGTCATGCCGCATTTGACGGTGCAGGAGATTTTGGCGGAGGACACATGAATATGGATGATATCTTCAGCCAGTTCGGAGATATTTTTGGAAGTGCTTTTGGTGGCGGTTTCTCGGGATTCGGTGGCGGATTTTCCGGAGGTGGTCAACGCCGTGTAAAGGGAAGTAACTTGAGAATCAAAGTGAAATTAACACTTGAAGAAATTGTTAACGGAGTTGAGAAAAAAGTAAAAGTAAAACGAAAAGTTCAGGCCAAAGGAGTAACGTATAAAACCTGTCCTACCTGTCATGGTTCCGGACAGATAACTAAAATAGCAAATACGATTTTAGGAAGAATGCAAACTGCTACAACATGTACGACTTGCCAGGGTTCCGGTCAGATATTAGACCAAAAACCATCAGGTGCTGATGCATACGGTATGGTAATGGAAGACGATACGGTTTCTATAAAAATTCCGGCAGGTGTGGTAGACGGAATGCAGTTAAAAGTTTCCGGAAAAGGAAATGAAGCACCGGGAAGTAATAGTATTCCGGGAGATTTGATTGTTGCGATAGAAGAACAAGAACATGAATTTTTAAAACGTGAAGGAGAAAATCTTCATTATGATCTGTATATCAGCTATCCGGAAGCTGCTTTAGGTGCTTCTAAGGAAATTGAAACAGTCGGAGGTCGTGTACGAATTAAACTGGAAGACGGTATTCAATCCGGAAAAATCTTAAGATTGAAGGGAAAAGGAGTGCCTAGCTTAAACGGATACGGCAACGGAGATTTACTTGTCCATGTCAATGTCTGGACTCCGAAATCATTAAACAAAGAACAAAAAGAGTTTTTTGAAAAAATGTTAAGCGACGAAAACTTTAAACCAAAGCCTGAAAAATCAGACAAATCTTTTTTTGAAAAAGTAAAAGATATGTTTTCATAA
- a CDS encoding TIGR01777 family oxidoreductase — MKVLITGATGLIGSELVKLLLQRGVKVNYLTSSKSKLIKEENYQGFYWNPDKGEIDLDAFEEVECLINLAGATVSKKWTPAYKQEIIESRVLSTRLLYQSLLKDSFDIKQIISASAIGVYPSSETTIYTEESNQIDNSFLGCVVAKWEDEVKNFAKLGIRVSFVRIGLVLAPDGGALTEMLKPIKLGLGATFGSGKQYQSWIHIKDLARIFSFIMDNELEGIYNGVSPYPVTNEVLVKSIAQTLDKPLFLPGIPKMAMKLLLGEMHELLYSSQHVSARKILDEGFQFKYSNLDKALQDILQ; from the coding sequence ATGAAAGTGTTAATTACAGGAGCTACTGGCTTAATAGGAAGTGAATTGGTAAAATTACTACTGCAGAGAGGGGTAAAAGTCAATTATTTAACCTCCAGTAAATCAAAACTGATTAAAGAAGAAAATTATCAAGGTTTTTACTGGAATCCGGATAAAGGTGAAATTGACTTAGATGCCTTTGAAGAAGTAGAATGTCTTATCAATTTAGCAGGAGCCACTGTATCTAAAAAATGGACACCGGCATACAAACAGGAAATCATTGAGAGTCGTGTGTTATCAACACGCTTGCTCTATCAGTCACTTTTAAAAGACTCTTTTGATATAAAACAGATTATTTCTGCTTCTGCAATCGGAGTTTATCCTAGCAGTGAAACGACTATTTATACAGAAGAATCCAACCAGATTGATAACAGTTTTTTGGGATGTGTAGTAGCAAAATGGGAGGATGAGGTAAAAAACTTTGCTAAATTAGGCATAAGAGTCAGTTTTGTTAGAATCGGATTGGTACTAGCACCTGACGGAGGAGCTTTAACAGAAATGCTTAAGCCGATTAAATTAGGATTAGGCGCAACATTCGGATCGGGAAAACAATATCAATCATGGATACATATAAAAGATTTGGCTCGCATATTCTCTTTTATAATGGATAATGAACTGGAGGGAATTTATAATGGTGTATCCCCTTATCCGGTAACGAATGAAGTGTTGGTTAAATCCATAGCGCAAACATTAGACAAACCGCTTTTTTTACCGGGGATTCCTAAAATGGCCATGAAGTTGCTTTTAGGGGAAATGCACGAACTATTGTATTCAAGTCAGCACGTAAGTGCCCGTAAGATATTAGACGAGGGATTCCAATTCAAATATTCTAATTTAGATAAAGCATTACAAGATATATTACAATAA
- a CDS encoding head GIN domain-containing protein: MLKIIVEFTKVIILILIGILMNSCTKFNSNFQSVSGNGNVVTVNRTITEPFTAIKAKTGLQVIVKQSPDQSITIEADENLQDHIFTEVKEGYLEVYSDANIRKSSAKKVYITLPELTELSSSSGANVTSANTFHCKTVDFDSSSGSSLTFSVEAQKIDCESSSGSTMKLNGQTVSLETDSSSGSSMNLENLVAQNVDSEASSGSSTHVNPTENLKADASSGASITYVSQPKRITTDKSSGGSVSLQ, translated from the coding sequence ATGCTTAAAATCATTGTAGAATTTACAAAAGTTATCATCCTGATACTTATCGGGATCTTGATGAATTCGTGCACTAAGTTCAATTCCAATTTCCAATCTGTAAGCGGAAACGGAAATGTTGTAACTGTAAACAGAACTATCACAGAACCTTTTACTGCAATAAAAGCAAAAACAGGTTTACAGGTAATTGTTAAACAAAGTCCGGATCAGAGCATAACTATTGAAGCAGACGAAAACTTACAGGATCATATTTTCACAGAAGTAAAAGAAGGCTACTTGGAAGTATATTCAGATGCTAATATCCGTAAAAGCTCCGCCAAAAAAGTTTATATCACATTACCTGAACTTACTGAATTATCATCGTCTAGCGGAGCCAATGTGACTTCAGCAAATACTTTTCACTGTAAAACTGTAGATTTTGATTCCAGCAGCGGTAGCAGCCTTACTTTTTCCGTTGAAGCTCAAAAAATAGATTGTGAGAGCAGTAGCGGAAGTACTATGAAACTAAACGGACAAACAGTTTCTCTTGAAACGGATTCTTCCAGCGGAAGCAGTATGAATCTTGAAAACCTTGTTGCTCAAAATGTTGATTCCGAAGCTTCAAGCGGAAGCTCTACTCATGTAAATCCAACTGAAAACCTGAAAGCTGATGCCTCAAGCGGTGCTTCCATCACGTATGTGAGCCAACCTAAAAGGATCACGACAGATAAAAGCTCGGGAGGCAGTGTCAGCCTGCAATAA
- a CDS encoding YceI family protein has translation MKKILLSLSLVAFIGLNSCKKEEKAEMPSETVTVEEAVDSLGNYKIDAAASVINWTGSKPTGKHTGTISLKDGGFTITDGKIESGNFSIDMTSINVTDLEGDDKMKLETHLKGLGDKETEDHFFNTAKYPDSHFKILSTEEANGAYFVKGILTMKGISKPVEFPAEITINDSDVTLHSDPFKINRTLWGVNYASKSIFDDLKDKFVDDDIELEVTVKAHKK, from the coding sequence ATGAAAAAAATCCTTTTAAGTTTGTCTTTAGTAGCTTTCATTGGTCTGAATAGCTGCAAAAAAGAAGAGAAAGCAGAAATGCCTAGTGAAACGGTTACCGTTGAAGAAGCTGTTGATAGCCTTGGTAATTATAAAATAGATGCTGCTGCATCAGTTATTAACTGGACCGGATCTAAACCAACCGGAAAGCATACCGGAACTATTTCATTGAAGGATGGCGGATTTACCATTACTGACGGCAAAATAGAAAGTGGTAATTTCAGTATTGACATGACTTCTATCAATGTTACGGATCTGGAAGGTGACGACAAAATGAAACTGGAAACACACTTAAAAGGTTTAGGTGATAAAGAAACTGAGGATCACTTCTTCAATACTGCAAAATATCCTGACAGTCATTTTAAAATACTTAGCACTGAAGAGGCTAACGGAGCTTATTTTGTAAAAGGGATCTTAACCATGAAAGGAATCTCTAAACCTGTTGAGTTCCCTGCTGAAATCACTATCAATGATTCTGACGTAACTTTACACTCTGATCCTTTTAAGATCAACAGAACACTTTGGGGTGTTAATTATGCTTCTAAATCTATTTTTGACGATCTGAAAGATAAATTTGTCGATGACGATATTGAACTTGAAGTTACAGTAAAAGCTCATAAAAAATAA
- a CDS encoding PspC domain-containing protein, translated as MNKTISINLGGFFFHIDENAYQTLTRYFDAVKRSLSPEGRDEIINDIESRIAELFQERLKSEKQVVGITEVEEVIAIMGQPEDYLIDEEPSYNQKSTTYSKSTSRTRRLYRDRDNSILGGVAAGFGHYFGIDPLWVRILFIISPFISFGTSVLIYLVLWILIPEAVTTAQKLEMRGEPINISNIEKKVKEGIGEISDKINNLDSEKITNTAKSGANQIGKTLGDVFMAIFKFLAKFIGAFIILFASMTLLGVIIGSVVMIFTSSMPDTFIFNHIETPFDFEVPLWIQGILLLFSVGIPFLALLLLGLKLLVTNMKPIGNYFKYTLLAVWLLSIIGVVYFGLKQATAIGYDGKSVQKEEFFLEPQDTLYVKMSYDDYFTKSVYEHERAKYTHDANNNEIIFSTKVRVHFLISETDQPYIQIEKSATGKSHKDAKDRSDNINYHFEIQKNKINLDNYFTTDFKNKFRDQEVNVYLYLPKGVHIKPDKSIQDFDWSDNKIFDLHHNSDEYIYQVADDEIVCLDCPSDEDDFDFDEITDTINENVSLKINNKELNINVKKDEINIKTK; from the coding sequence ATGAACAAAACAATCAGCATAAATTTAGGCGGTTTTTTCTTTCATATAGATGAGAATGCCTATCAAACACTAACTCGCTATTTTGACGCCGTTAAGCGTTCTCTTTCGCCGGAAGGCAGAGATGAGATCATTAACGATATAGAGAGCCGTATTGCCGAACTTTTTCAAGAACGCCTAAAAAGTGAAAAACAAGTGGTAGGCATCACTGAAGTTGAAGAGGTAATTGCTATTATGGGACAACCGGAAGATTATTTAATCGACGAAGAACCAAGCTACAATCAGAAATCAACAACATATTCCAAATCTACATCTCGTACCAGAAGATTGTACAGAGACCGTGACAACTCTATTTTAGGAGGTGTAGCTGCCGGGTTCGGACATTATTTTGGTATTGATCCGCTTTGGGTGCGTATCTTGTTCATAATTTCTCCGTTTATCAGTTTCGGTACATCCGTATTGATCTATTTAGTATTATGGATCTTAATACCGGAAGCTGTTACTACAGCACAGAAATTAGAAATGAGAGGCGAACCTATTAATATCTCTAATATCGAAAAAAAGGTAAAGGAAGGTATTGGTGAGATTTCAGATAAAATCAATAATCTGGATTCTGAAAAGATCACCAATACTGCAAAATCGGGAGCCAACCAGATTGGAAAGACTTTAGGTGATGTTTTTATGGCTATTTTTAAATTTCTGGCCAAATTCATCGGAGCCTTTATTATTCTTTTTGCTTCAATGACCTTACTTGGTGTGATCATTGGTTCTGTGGTTATGATTTTCACTTCATCAATGCCAGACACCTTTATTTTCAACCATATAGAAACACCTTTTGATTTTGAAGTACCGCTCTGGATCCAAGGTATCTTATTACTATTTAGTGTGGGTATTCCTTTCTTGGCTTTACTCCTGCTAGGTTTAAAACTTTTGGTAACCAATATGAAGCCGATCGGTAACTATTTTAAATATACGCTTTTAGCTGTATGGTTGCTTTCAATTATTGGAGTCGTTTATTTCGGCTTAAAACAGGCTACTGCCATCGGTTATGACGGTAAATCAGTTCAAAAAGAAGAATTCTTTTTAGAACCTCAGGACACCTTATATGTAAAAATGAGCTATGACGATTATTTCACAAAAAGCGTCTACGAACATGAAAGAGCTAAATATACTCATGATGCCAACAATAATGAGATCATTTTTTCAACAAAGGTTAGAGTACATTTCCTGATTTCTGAAACTGACCAACCTTACATACAAATTGAAAAATCAGCAACCGGTAAATCGCATAAAGATGCAAAGGATCGCTCTGACAATATAAACTATCATTTTGAAATTCAAAAAAATAAGATTAATTTAGACAACTATTTTACAACGGATTTCAAGAACAAGTTTCGGGATCAAGAAGTAAATGTTTACCTCTATTTACCTAAAGGCGTACATATTAAACCTGATAAAAGCATTCAGGATTTTGATTGGTCTGACAATAAAATCTTTGATTTGCATCATAACTCTGATGAGTATATTTATCAGGTAGCCGATGACGAGATCGTCTGTCTGGATTGTCCTTCTGACGAAGATGACTTTGATTTCGACGAAATTACAGATACTATTAACGAAAATGTTTCCTTAAAGATCAATAATAAAGAGTTGAACATTAACGTTAAAAAAGATGAAATCAACATTAAAACCAAATAA
- a CDS encoding PadR family transcriptional regulator, translating into MNIENTKAQMRKGILEFCILSVLKEKDAYTSEILETLKEAKLLVVEGTVYPLLTRLKNDGLLSYRWEESTSGPPRKYYGLTDEGKEFLKELNNTWVELSDAVNIITGNSQN; encoded by the coding sequence ATGAACATCGAGAACACTAAGGCACAGATGCGCAAAGGAATTCTAGAATTTTGTATCTTATCTGTTTTAAAAGAAAAAGATGCTTATACTTCAGAAATTCTGGAAACCCTTAAAGAAGCAAAGCTCCTTGTTGTGGAGGGTACCGTTTACCCTTTATTAACAAGGTTAAAAAACGATGGGCTTCTTAGCTATCGTTGGGAAGAATCAACATCGGGGCCTCCGAGAAAATACTACGGGCTTACCGATGAAGGAAAAGAATTTTTAAAAGAACTAAACAACACTTGGGTCGAACTATCAGATGCCGTAAACATCATCACTGGAAACAGTCAAAACTAA
- a CDS encoding DUF4870 domain-containing protein: MATSNEKNTSTLLQLSLLSQYCIPFGNFIFPLLIWSSKRQESQFVDKHGKQALNFQLSILLYSLIFVLIAIPTAVFWLYNLLKTVDFNEHHIEINNLISSQNISGLIILGLVAILLTAIIKIFEFILIIYAAYKAANGQEVSYPLTIKFIK; encoded by the coding sequence ATGGCAACTTCAAACGAAAAAAACACATCCACTCTTTTACAATTAAGCTTACTGAGCCAATATTGTATTCCTTTCGGAAATTTTATATTTCCTTTATTAATATGGTCCTCTAAAAGACAAGAATCTCAATTTGTAGATAAACATGGTAAACAAGCTTTAAATTTTCAATTAAGTATTCTGCTGTATTCTTTAATCTTTGTTTTAATTGCAATACCTACAGCTGTCTTTTGGTTATACAATTTACTTAAAACTGTTGATTTTAACGAACATCACATTGAGATCAATAATTTAATTAGCAGCCAAAATATATCAGGATTAATTATACTGGGGTTAGTTGCAATATTATTAACTGCCATAATCAAAATATTTGAATTCATTCTAATCATTTATGCTGCTTATAAAGCGGCAAACGGACAAGAAGTTTCTTATCCATTAACTATAAAATTTATTAAGTAA
- a CDS encoding DUF4442 domain-containing protein, producing the protein MKFTPSKLNAFMFFKLPSAYWSGVRVKAIQPEQCSVTVKYKWFNQNPFRSMYFAVQAMAAEFTTGALVMYQIQKSGKSISMLVAQNKALFTKKATGRITFTCTEGNRIKETIEKAIATKEGQTVWLTSKGVNEKGEQVSEMQFEWTIKVRN; encoded by the coding sequence ATGAAATTCACACCTTCTAAATTAAACGCTTTTATGTTTTTTAAACTACCTTCAGCTTATTGGAGCGGAGTAAGAGTAAAAGCAATCCAACCGGAGCAATGTAGTGTAACGGTGAAGTATAAATGGTTCAATCAAAATCCGTTTCGTTCAATGTATTTCGCAGTACAGGCAATGGCCGCTGAATTCACTACCGGAGCTTTAGTAATGTATCAGATTCAGAAAAGCGGCAAAAGTATTTCTATGCTTGTAGCGCAAAACAAAGCACTATTTACTAAGAAAGCGACAGGCAGAATCACATTTACTTGTACTGAAGGAAATAGAATAAAAGAAACCATAGAAAAAGCAATAGCAACTAAAGAAGGACAAACGGTTTGGCTAACCTCAAAAGGTGTGAATGAAAAAGGAGAACAGGTTTCTGAAATGCAGTTTGAATGGACCATTAAGGTTAGAAACTGA
- a CDS encoding nucleotide exchange factor GrpE has translation MNQEGTENVEKDAIRNEDTNDQSDNQEIQDPQMTAEEKLEEDLAKEKDKFLRLFAEFENYKKRTGKERIDLFKTANQEVLQAMLPVLDDFDRAWAQISNSEDEALIKGVELIHEKLKNTLASKGLELVDIKTGDDFNADFAEAITQIPAPSDDLKGKVVDVVEKGYKLGDKIIRFPKVVIGM, from the coding sequence ATGAATCAAGAAGGTACTGAAAATGTTGAAAAAGATGCCATCCGAAACGAAGACACAAACGATCAATCGGATAATCAGGAAATTCAAGACCCTCAAATGACTGCTGAGGAAAAATTAGAGGAAGATCTGGCAAAAGAAAAAGATAAATTTTTACGCTTATTTGCTGAATTTGAGAACTATAAAAAGAGAACCGGTAAGGAACGAATAGATTTGTTTAAAACGGCTAATCAGGAAGTTTTACAAGCTATGTTACCTGTTTTAGATGATTTTGACAGAGCTTGGGCTCAGATATCGAATTCAGAAGATGAGGCTTTGATAAAAGGTGTGGAATTGATTCATGAAAAGTTAAAAAATACGTTGGCATCTAAAGGTTTAGAACTGGTAGATATTAAAACGGGTGATGATTTTAATGCTGATTTCGCAGAAGCAATAACTCAAATTCCGGCTCCTTCTGATGATTTAAAAGGGAAGGTAGTAGATGTAGTGGAAAAAGGATATAAGTTAGGAGACAAAATTATTCGTTTTCCAAAAGTAGTGATCGGAATGTAA